A window of Neorhizobium galegae bv. orientalis str. HAMBI 540 genomic DNA:
GTGGGCGCCGCAAGCCAGATCGAAGACTATTCGAAGCTGGCCGATACGGTTGCCTCGCATCTGTCGATCAAGATCACCGAAAAGCAGGAAATGCTGGAAACGGTTTCCGTCAAGCTGCGCCTCGAAAAGGCGCTCGGCTTCATGGAAGGCGAGATCTCCGTCCTGCAGGTGGAAAAGCGCATCCGCTCGCGTGTAAAACGCCAGATGGAGAAGACCCAGCGCGAATACTATCTCAACGAACAGATGAAGGCGATCCAGAAGGAGCTCGGCGACGGCGAAGAAGGCCGCGACGAGATGGCCGAACTGGAAGAGCGCATTTCCAAGACCAAGCTGTCCAAGGAAGCCAAGGAAAAGGCAGACGCCGAGCTGAAGAAGCTCAAGCAGATGAGCCCGATGTCGGCGGAAGCCACCGTCGTGCGCAACTATCTCGACTGGCTGCTCGGCATTCCGTGGGCCAAGAAGTCGAAGGTCAAGGTCGACCTCAACAATGCCGAGAAGATCCTCGAAGCCGATCACTTCGGCCTCGACAAGGTCAAGGAACGCATCATCGAATATCTCGCCGTGCAGGCCCGCGCGACCAAGCTCAAGGGTCCGATCCTGTGCCTCGTCGGGCCTCCGGGCGTCGGCAAGACCTCGCTCGCCCAGTCGATCGCCAAGGCGACCGGCCGCGAATACGTGCGCATGGCTCTCGGCGGTGTTCGTGACGAAGCCGAAATCCGCGGTCACCGCCGCACCTATATCGGCTCGATGCCCGGCAAGGTCATCCAGTCGATGAAGAAGGCCAAGAAGTCCAACCCGCTCTTCCTGCTCGACGAAATCGACAAGATGGGCATGGATTTCCGCGGCGACCCGTCTTCGGCGTTGCTCGAAGTGCTGGATCCGGCGCAGAACTCGACCTTCATGGACCATTACCTGGAAGTCGAATACGACCTGTCCGACGTGATGTTCATCACCACGGCGAACACGCTGAACATCCCAGCACCGCTGATGGACCGTATGGAAATCATCCGCATCGCCGGTTACACCGAGGATGAAAAGCGCGAGATCGCCAAGCGTCACCTTCTGCCGAAGGCGATCAAGGAACATGCCCTGCAGCCGAACGAATTCTCGATCACCGACGATGCCCTGATGGCGATCAGCCAGCAGTACACCCGCGAAGCCGGCGTTCGTAGCTATGAGCGTGAACTGATGAAGCTCGCCCGCAAGGCGGTCACCGAGATCATCAAGGGCAAGACCAAGTCGGTTGCGATCACCGCGGCCAACATCTCCGACTACCTCGGCGTCCCGCGGTTCCGCCACGGCGAAGCCGAGGGCGAGGATCAGGTTGGCGTGGTCACCGGTCTCGCCTGGACGGAAGTCGGTGGTGAGCTGCTGACGATCGAAGGCGTGATGATGCCGGGCAAGGGCCGCATGACGGTCACCGGCAACCTCAAGGAAGTCATGAAGGAATCTATCTCCGCGGCGGCTTCCTATGTCCGTTCGCGTGCGATCGATTTCGGCATCGAACCACCGCGCTTTGACAAGTCGGACATCCACGTTCACGTGCCGGAAGGGGCAACCCCGAAGGACGGACCGTCGGCCGGTGTCGGCATGGCGACCGCGATCGTCTCGATCATGACCGGCATCGCGGTCCG
This region includes:
- the lon gene encoding endopeptidase La, whose product is MTNSTSATGSETYPVLPLRDIVVFPHMIVPLFVGREKSIRALEEVMGSDKQIMLVTQINAGDDDPEPSAIYKVGTVANVLQLLKLPDGTVKVLVEGRSRAKIDGYTDREEFYEATASVLAEPDEDAVEVEALSRSVVSEFENYVKLNKKISPEVVGAASQIEDYSKLADTVASHLSIKITEKQEMLETVSVKLRLEKALGFMEGEISVLQVEKRIRSRVKRQMEKTQREYYLNEQMKAIQKELGDGEEGRDEMAELEERISKTKLSKEAKEKADAELKKLKQMSPMSAEATVVRNYLDWLLGIPWAKKSKVKVDLNNAEKILEADHFGLDKVKERIIEYLAVQARATKLKGPILCLVGPPGVGKTSLAQSIAKATGREYVRMALGGVRDEAEIRGHRRTYIGSMPGKVIQSMKKAKKSNPLFLLDEIDKMGMDFRGDPSSALLEVLDPAQNSTFMDHYLEVEYDLSDVMFITTANTLNIPAPLMDRMEIIRIAGYTEDEKREIAKRHLLPKAIKEHALQPNEFSITDDALMAISQQYTREAGVRSYERELMKLARKAVTEIIKGKTKSVAITAANISDYLGVPRFRHGEAEGEDQVGVVTGLAWTEVGGELLTIEGVMMPGKGRMTVTGNLKEVMKESISAAASYVRSRAIDFGIEPPRFDKSDIHVHVPEGATPKDGPSAGVGMATAIVSIMTGIAVRKDVAMTGEITLRGRVLPIGGLKEKLLAALRGNIKTVLIPEENAKDLAEIPDNVKNNMEIIPVSRMGEVIRHALVRQPEPIEWDGTVETPLITTVEGVDDAGVTIAH